The Eptesicus fuscus isolate TK198812 chromosome 16, DD_ASM_mEF_20220401, whole genome shotgun sequence DNA window GGAAGTAGGCTttggagagggaaggaagtgaATGATTCTGGTGGAGGTGACTGCAGTGGGGCGCTGTGCGGAGTAGGAGCTACAGCgcagaggggtggtggtggggaatgGACGTTTGGGACATACTGTGAAATGTCCAGATGTTCTGGTGGCCAACCCTACTTGTTTGCAAAATCTATTAGGAAAATGACCCAAATGCCAAAGAAAAGTGACCTAAACCTAAAAGCCAGAGGGTTGGGGACACATGGGGAAGCAGCTTTCCGACCTTTATTTCTGAgaagaaaggtattttttaaaaattagttctaACTTTAAGGCCTTAGACTCAAATATATTATTCACACTGTTACATTTCAAATAGGAAAGAGGTAATCAATTGGCTGATTAGGTGTGAAATGATTTTcacaagactttaaaaaaaaaaaaaaagagctcatgTGACATCCCCTGCTTGTCAGCTGACGACGGGccaccacacacagacaccccttggTCAGCGCTGGGGCCTGTCACACGTGGGCCTTCCCTTCTGTGGTCCTGCCACCAGCAGCCACTAGAGCAGTCCTGCAGGCCCCTCACTGGGGCCAGGCCGCGGGGACCGTGTGGGGCCACAGAGAGCCCCTCAAAGTGCAGCACGTGTTGGGTTTggacagtttttatttattactttcacATTTACAGACTCAGGCAGTCCCTTTGAGAAAGGGAAGGTGGACGCTGCCTGGAAgaaaagctgggctcatggcacGTGGGACTTCTCACAGGGAAACGGTCCTCGGTGTCAGCAGGCACCTGACATGGTGGCCGCAGCTCGCTCCTCGGTGCCTGGAAGATGCATTCCTGAAGGCTGCCTCCGCCCAGGATTTTATTGCTGGTGAACCTCATCGTCCAACTTACAGCCCGGGATGACGGCACTAACAAAACAGGTCCCGAGGAGCAATTGGCTAAGATGAAACTGAACCATGTAAACTGCATGGACTGCAACGCTGCCCTGCTGGCCTTCAGCCCCAGCGGAGGGCCTGGGGAGACGGAAAGGGGAGCCCCGCTGCCCGTCCAGGTGGAACAAAGACAAGAGAGGGACAACCATCAGGACCGGCACGCCCACATCCACAGCAGCCTGAGCTCCAGAACCCACCAGCTCTTCCTTTTCCCAAAGGCATTCGCCTCTCAGGTGGAAGGAACACTCCACTCCCCTTTCCAAATATGTAGCTCTTGGGCTGAATGAGGTAACCACCTGGCAGACAGAGGATCGGAAATATGGACTAGCAGTACTTAGGCGTGTATTCTTAAAGGACGGATGCCAACAAGTGCCCTAGGGTCACCCCCGAATCCCACAGGAATGGGACAGTCATGGAAAGAATGGTTTACCTCTGCGATGACAGCAGCGCCAAGATGAGAGCCAGAGTTGACATTTTATTACGCAGACTTGGTCTCGTATTAGCTCCTGCCAGTTCTGCACACCATCAGCTTCTCAGGTCTCCTGAAAGCGCCGTCCCCCAGTGACAGGCAGGCCTTCCCCTCCTTGACAGCTGAGGGAAATGACCCCTAGTGCATGTAACTTTCCCTCCTGGTCTGTCTGACTGCAAATGTTTAGTCCTTTTACCTTTCCAGGAGACCAAAGGCCTCATGGCATTGGTAGGCGTGGGGGCGAAGGCCCTCAATGCACCTGATGTTCACACTAAGCCAGAACCGTCGGGTGCAGCTTCACTGGCTGAGGCGCCCATGGCCCGGGGGTGCCCGCAGGAGTCTTGAGGAGTGAGATGGAGGGAGTGTCAGCTCTGTGCTCAGATCTCCACTTGCTTAGCCTCTGGTCTAACAAAGGTATCTGAGTTCACAGATCTCTACACATTAGTTTAGCAAAAAATCTGGCTTCTGATACCCAAAGAGCTTAAAGTCCCCTTCAAAACGGGCATACAGGCGCCGGATGTCTCGTTTGCTGACACCCAGGAAGTAGTGCTCCACCTTGGTTTTGTTATACACGGTGATGCCCGGAGGGATGGTGGGGTATGACACCAGGTGGTCTATGCCCGCCTCTTTTAAGATGTATGGGGCGTCATCCTCCAGGGTCTCGTGGTGACCAATCACACTGTATGATATCTCGCAGGGCGCGCACAGCTCAACGTACGTCACCCAGTGAATGATGTGGTCCCCAAACTGGAGGTCCAGCCATCTGTGGTTTGGATCACCCAGGTAGCGCACAAAATCTTCAAATTGGATGCCCCGGGTCTCCGTCCGGTTCCGCCTGTACTTCCTGATGATGCCGGGGGCGATCTCATGCCTGTACCAGGGTTCAAAGCGGGGATTGTGGACGAACTTGTCCTTAAAAGCAGATATCAGTCTTTCAAAGGGATCTCTTACAATAAAAAACTTGAAGTAGGTTTTCAAGCTAAGGGAAAAATGTAGATAAACAAGAGGTGAAGCCGATGCTACTGGTGGTGACGGCTGTGAGAGTGGGAAGAGTGGAGAAACAGCTGGAGCAGCTGCAGCCGCCATGTTCTGAACCCTCACCCGGGCGAGCCCTGAGATGAGCACATCACACACATCTCGCTTAATCCATCCAAACACCACTGAGGGCAAACCTGCTCGTTagcacccattttacaggtgaggaaatggaagctcagagaCTGTAACTATCCAGGGGGCCACTGTGAAAACACCTATTTAACCTACGTTTTGTTTTACTTgagaatttcaaaattttaagaacatttaaaagTTTTGTTCCTGGGCAGAAAATACTAAGGGCAGGAACTTTGAATGAGCTAGGAACAACTGAGACCAGGAAAGTTACTTTGTATCTTAAAAGACTCAATTCAAAATTGCCAGGGGCAGGAAAAATAAGGGCGGGGGTGGTAGGAGAAGATGGAGCGAGGCTCAGGCTCCAGCGGGAGGAGAGCTGGCCCGGGAGAGACAGCGGGAGTGGCAGTGGTGGCCCCAGGGCCCCAAGGAGACCATGAGGACAGTGAGGCCACTGCTGTCACTGCAGCGGCTTGCTCAGTGCTTTGCAGGCCTTAACCATTTCCTGCCAAAAGCCCAGGATGGTAACAGGGCAGCCCTGACCCAGCTCGGCTCTGGCACTGAACAGCTGCGTTCTGAAGGGTTTGGACATGTTGGAAAGCCTCCGGAACCAGGGCTGGAAGGAAGAGAGGTGCTGACGAGCGAGGCAGGGCCAAGTTCAGGTGGGTCCTGACATTCTTATTCCTGTTGAACTTTGCTCTGGCGGGCCATTTCATAGCTAGTAAAGAGAACTTTCCAATTTATAGCTAAGTTTTAAGTGCCAGTGCCCTCCCTGCTGTGATTGGTGGGTCTGTCTGCCGGGCTGTGCTAGGTCCAGTCCACACCACCAATCCCAGGGCAGTGGCGGGGAAGCAGGCACAAGGCCTTTGGGGAAAATGAAAACTAAGTGGGGTTTCCCTGCAACCTAAATCCCTTTCTTATGAAGTAATAATCATATTCAGTAAGAAGTCCAAAAAACGAAACACAACCAACGCAGAACAAAAAATGACCACTCACTTCTATTGGGAAAatgaccttccttcattcctatGGACTGCATGAAGGTGAGGGTGGAGAGCCATTCCGAAATTCCCATCAAGATTTCTGAGATTAAATGCACTGAACTCTGGGCACGTGCAAAGCTGCCTCTCCCCAACGCAAACCAACAGCCCCCTGGAGTCCCTGGTGCAGTTTGGGACACAGGGCAAGTACAGAACCGAGCCTGGTATGTATCAAAATGCCCCTCCCTGCAGGAACCTGTTCCTACCGCTTCTGAATTTCTGCATCGCTGAAGGCAGAGAGACGAGGGAGGCCATTCTTTTCATGGTCGTGAACCACATTCTCAGGGATGTCTTCGATGGAAGGAAAGGCACCTAGGAAGTAAACAAGGGAGAAGTGGTGTGGCCCCCTCAATGCTACCTTTAAAGAAGATGCCCGTCTCTTAACTTAGGCCCATGTTCCCCGCAAGTCACCCCCAATATCCATGGTGATATTGAATTCCAACTAAGACAAGTGATACGTGGCAAAATGAGAGTGCAGACAAGCTTCTGGTCACCTGTAAGCCAAAAGGAGGAAACAGAGGAGTTAGGAGGAGGAGGGCAAGGGAGCGAGTAAGGGGTGGAAAGAAGGATGATACCCACCCCT harbors:
- the CHST10 gene encoding carbohydrate sulfotransferase 10 isoform X2, translated to MHHQWLLLAACFWVIFMFMVASKFITLTFKDPDAYSAKQEFLFLTAMPDSGKLQGEHQFPEELKPTGKMLSDGQLVQPLVYMERLELIRNVCRDEALKNLSHTAVSKFVLDRIFVCDKHKILFCQTPKVGNTQWKKVLIVLNGAFPSIEDIPENVVHDHEKNGLPRLSAFSDAEIQKRLKTYFKFFIVRDPFERLISAFKDKFVHNPRFEPWYRHEIAPGIIRKYRRNRTETRGIQFEDFVRYLGDPNHRWLDLQFGDHIIHWVTYVELCAPCEISYSVIGHHETLEDDAPYILKEAGIDHLVSYPTIPPGITVYNKTKVEHYFLGVSKRDIRRLYARFEGDFKLFGYQKPDFLLN
- the CHST10 gene encoding carbohydrate sulfotransferase 10 isoform X3, with amino-acid sequence MKNTHPPVSALALTGRITEWLTFDNMHHQWLLLAACFWVIFMFMVASKFITLTFKDPDAYSAKQEFLFLTAMPDSGKLQGEHQFPEELKPTGKMLSDGQLVQPLVYMERLELIRNVCRDEALKNLSHTAVSKFVLDRIFVCDKHKILFCQTPKVGNTQWKKVLIVLNGAFPSIEDIPENVVHDHEKNGLPRLSAFSDAEIQKRHEIAPGIIRKYRRNRTETRGIQFEDFVRYLGDPNHRWLDLQFGDHIIHWVTYVELCAPCEISYSVIGHHETLEDDAPYILKEAGIDHLVSYPTIPPGITVYNKTKVEHYFLGVSKRDIRRLYARFEGDFKLFGYQKPDFLLN
- the CHST10 gene encoding carbohydrate sulfotransferase 10 isoform X1; amino-acid sequence: MKNTHPPVSALALTGRITEWLTFDNMHHQWLLLAACFWVIFMFMVASKFITLTFKDPDAYSAKQEFLFLTAMPDSGKLQGEHQFPEELKPTGKMLSDGQLVQPLVYMERLELIRNVCRDEALKNLSHTAVSKFVLDRIFVCDKHKILFCQTPKVGNTQWKKVLIVLNGAFPSIEDIPENVVHDHEKNGLPRLSAFSDAEIQKRLKTYFKFFIVRDPFERLISAFKDKFVHNPRFEPWYRHEIAPGIIRKYRRNRTETRGIQFEDFVRYLGDPNHRWLDLQFGDHIIHWVTYVELCAPCEISYSVIGHHETLEDDAPYILKEAGIDHLVSYPTIPPGITVYNKTKVEHYFLGVSKRDIRRLYARFEGDFKLFGYQKPDFLLN